A region from the Streptomyces sp. 3214.6 genome encodes:
- a CDS encoding DUF5063 domain-containing protein → MSDATLHATDRNPDDFAVQIADQVESFLVAVTEVAKGDEPGSAVPFLLLEVSQLLLAGGRLGAHEDIVPDERYEPDPGFEPDADELRENLARLLDPVDVYSEVFDPYEPRKAPVPARISDDLADVIADLRHGMVHYRAGRTTEALWWWQFSYFSNWGSTASATLRALHSVLAHVRLDQPLEELDGLDTDQTPLGDETLEFEAGRVMAEEMGDHLGARSAK, encoded by the coding sequence ATGTCTGACGCCACGCTGCACGCGACCGACCGGAATCCGGACGACTTCGCTGTCCAGATCGCCGATCAGGTCGAGAGCTTCCTGGTAGCCGTCACGGAGGTGGCGAAGGGCGACGAGCCGGGCTCGGCGGTCCCCTTCCTCCTCCTGGAGGTGTCCCAGCTGCTCCTGGCCGGCGGCCGGCTCGGCGCGCACGAGGACATCGTCCCCGACGAGCGCTACGAGCCCGACCCGGGCTTCGAGCCGGACGCGGACGAACTCCGCGAGAACCTGGCCAGACTGCTGGACCCGGTGGACGTCTACTCGGAGGTCTTCGACCCCTACGAGCCCCGCAAGGCGCCCGTCCCGGCCCGGATCTCCGACGACCTCGCCGACGTCATCGCCGACCTGCGCCACGGCATGGTCCACTACCGCGCGGGCCGCACCACCGAGGCGCTGTGGTGGTGGCAGTTCTCCTACTTCTCCAACTGGGGCTCCACGGCCTCGGCGACCCTGCGCGCCCTGCACTCGGTGCTCGCGCACGTCCGGCTGGACCAGCCCCTGGAGGAACTGGACGGCCTCGACACCGACCAGACCCCGCTGGGTGACGAGACGCTGGAGTTCGAGGCGGGCCGTGTGATGGCGGAGGAGATGGGCGACCACCTGGGCGCCCGCTCGGCGAAGTAA